In Pelorhabdus rhamnosifermentans, the genomic stretch TTAACCCCCAATTGCTTAAAATTAAGAAATTCACCAAATGGTGTAGCAAGACAAGCTTATTTTGCCGCTTAAAAAAAGGGGGTTCTTCAGTGGTTTCGGACGGGGGTATTGACACTCCACTTATGCCTTTAAAACAATTCCTCTATTAATTCCTGTGAGTCTTTCAATTTACCGAATCGACAATTTATACTTTTTTTAAGTATTCTTATGTACTTATATCTAGTTACGCAATCAAACTGCTGTAAATCTATCGCATTTTTTTAAGTTACATGTCGTCTTTATTATTCTTGCCTCTTCATCCAAAATACGTCTCTTGGTCTCGTTATCAACATCTAAACATTTATCCTCAATTATATCATTGCATATTCTATAAACTTTTGTACTCTCTTTTCTTTGTTGTCGATCATCATCTCAAGTAGCACCTGCGCCCCTCGATTTACTTTACTACAGAATGGATTTCATGTTAAGGACAACAAATAATCTATAATTGAAATATAAATGATCAAGTTAAAAAGTATTCCAATAATGATAATTATCACGTATCGCCAAATTGGTAAAAAGCTATGTTCAACATTAGTTTTGCAAACTTCATCCCAATAGGTAATTCCTTTTTTTATTAAATTATTTCTAGATAACCACATAGCTATAAAAGAAAGAAAAGGAATATTTAAAAACATTCCTGTTATCCACGCCAATAAAGTACGCCTTAATGCTTGAATAAAGTTAAGACTATTTCCATTGTAATTTTTTACCGTTATATTACCAATCCACTTCCCGGGTGTTTTACCAAAAAAGAAAATAAACGTAGCTTCAACGAAAATCATAAATAATCCAATTATAAATAATCTAAAAAAAGGATGATTCCCAAGAAACGAAAGACTATTCCATAAAATGCTGCGTATTAACAAGAAAAATATTATTAAATCAAAATTACGAACCCAAAATCGTACCCAAGGTTTTAATTGATTAGTATCTTTATCCACCTATGTCCCTCCTTATAAACGATTATACTCCCTTGCTTCTCTAAGACGTGCAACAGAGGATAACGGATTATTGATTGCCGCTACCCTCTGTTTTACTTATTTACCTGTAATTTTCTTCAATACGTCATCTGTTATATCTTGTCCACCGTAAGCGATAACGCTTTTATCCACAACAACGGTTAATCCTTTGTCATCAGCTACCGCTTTGATAGAAGCATTTACTTTATCACGAATAGCGTTTATTAGTTCCTGTTGTTTTTGTTGGAGTCCCTGTTGTAACTGTTGAGATAAGGCTTTTTTATCATTATCGTTCATGTTGGCTGATTTA encodes the following:
- a CDS encoding RDD family protein: MDKDTNQLKPWVRFWVRNFDLIIFFLLIRSILWNSLSFLGNHPFFRLFIIGLFMIFVEATFIFFFGKTPGKWIGNITVKNYNGNSLNFIQALRRTLLAWITGMFLNIPFLSFIAMWLSRNNLIKKGITYWDEVCKTNVEHSFLPIWRYVIIIIIGILFNLIIYISIIDYLLSLT
- a CDS encoding OmpH family outer membrane protein; this encodes MFIKQLKTIILSAFVFFSIVAITQPNITYAADSSSVGVVNYQFLINQHPDMAQANETYKAAVKQAQDDFNAKSANMNDNDKKALSQQLQQGLQQKQQELINAIRDKVNASIKAVADDKGLTVVVDKSVIAYGGQDITDDVLKKITGK